The region TTATGTCTTCTGGAATCTCCACTTTTAACCCAGAAATATCGTAATCGCACACATTATCAGCTATGCCATATACAGATGCTCCAGGTTCCCAAGTTCCTTCAACGATTGATTTTACTTCATTATACACCATTTGCTCCGTCTTTTTAACCGAAACTGCCAAACTATAATCTACATCAGCAGATTGTCTACTTGTACCAATAACATATTTTTCTCTTTCCCTAGCAGCCTCTATCACGCCCAAACCTGATGCACCTGCATTATGGGTGATTATGTCTGCTCCTCTATCGAAGGCAGTTAATGCAATCTCCTTAGCTTTCTCTGGGTCCCTATAGGAGCCGATGAAATTATATATAATCTCCACATCGGGATTGACGTATTTTGCACCAGCCATGAATCCAGCAGCAGCTTCTCGTGGAATTGGTGCATCGATAGAAATGGCAAATGCAAGTATATTTTCTTCGTTAATGTAGGGTAATCTATCGTCTAAAGTTACTAAGCCAGATAAGACACCTGATAAGAAATGTTGTTCCGGATTTCTTGCACTAGATGAGTGAATATTGTCATAACCTTCAACAACTACGTCAATTATAGAAAATTTTTGATCTGTAAATTCAGATGCTACTAATTTGACAGCGTCTACTTGTGTTGCTCCTACAGCAATTACAAGATCATATTCTCCTGACTCAGCAAACATTCTTAACTGGGGTTCAAAATCGTTTACAGACTTTGGCTCTACATAGTCAAATGAAACTCCAAAATCTTCAGCAGCTGTCTCTAATCCCTCAAAGGCCTCATCGTTAAAACCTAAATCTCCTAAACCACCTTCACCTAATACCATAGCAATTTTAACTTCATCTTCTTTGGAATTTTCCGATTCTGCCGGACTGGAGCCACCAGAGCAACCGGTTAAGAAAAGAGCAAGTATTAACATTGAAATTAAAAAACACTTAAATTTGGTTTTCATGTTTTTCTCTTCCCCCTTTTAATTGAATTAAATTATGTTTAGCTTTTAAGTCCAGTTTTCTAATTTAATTTCTTGATTCCTCCTTTGCTTTTAGGATTATATAAAAGTATTGCCATTAGGAAAATACTTTTATCACAATCAAACCCTCATCATTTATTCCTGCCACCTTTGGAACCGTTTTCGTAATATTGTCCCTGGCGCATAGAGCAATATCCTGGTGGCAATTGATCTTCCTCATTGTATTTCCACTAGCTGAAGCTTCAAATGCTGTGGCAATATCAAGATAGGAGGCTAGCAATTTTTCAGCAATTATTACCGAATCTGTAGTTTTTGCTTCAATATTATTATTTCTGGTGGCATCTTTAGCATATTGGACAATTTTTGCAGCACAGTATATATCATCTATTGTATAGGTTTTCCCATTGTTTCTGCCAGCGCATACCACATTTATCCCGAAACCTAATTCTGCTGCTAGCGAAACTGCCTCTGTTGCAACTTGCTTCGAATTCATCATGCTGCCTATAAAAATATGTTCAAAACCTTGTTCAATTAATTTATGTATCCCTGCAGTCCCATTAGTAGTCTTCATAACTACAGTAGTATCAGTCAAATCTCCCAAAACATTTATCTCGATTAATGATGGGCTAAAATCAGCTATGTCCAACCTTTCTCCCAATAAATTTTCTGAACATATGAGTACCTTTGAATTGTTCCTATTTTTAATCTCAACAAGTTTTTCTTCACTGTCGGTAAGCAGTACCTCTTTACACCCTTTATCAAAAAGGCTAACGATAGAGCTACTTGCTCTCAATACGTCTATGAAAATACATACGGAAGAAAAGTTGTGTTTTAAATCTTGAGGTATAAAAGAAACATAAAACTCCATATATAACCACCTTCGCTATCATATTGTTGGCCAATCTAGATTAATCTTGAAATGATAACCTAGATTGGCGTATAATAATTATATAAAGGGTTCATGTTGCATGACAGTCGTCCTACCTTTAGCATAGCATATTGTATTTTGATTGTCAATAGCCCTTTCCCTTTATAATTAGATTTCTTTTATCTCAAGATTCAAAAAATTAATGAGGAATGTGCAATTAAAATAATTCTTCAATTGCTTGACTTTTCTTTTAACGTATTACTATAATGTAATTGCCTAAAATAGAAAAAACTGTCGTCTATATGTAGTATTATACATCTGATTTAAGGTTTTTTTGGTAGGATAATGCTGGAAAGGGTACAATACGGCTTTAAAATAACACAGAGACGTTAATAATAAAATACAAGAAGGGGAGGTAATATATTTGAAACTTACAAGAGACAGCCTATATCGTCAAGCTAGAAGTGCAATACTAGATATTATCAAACAGAATACTGAATTCATGAGCAAACTGCCTTCCGAACAGGAATTAGCAGAAATGTTAGGCGTCAGTCGAAATACGGTTAGAGAGGCTATTAAATCATTGGAAAACGAAGGATACCTAGTTTCTCGACATGGTGTCGGTACCTTTATTATCTACGACGGTAAAAATATTAAAACAAATATTGCAGTATTGGAAAGCATTACAAATATAATCGTTAACCATGGTTATAAACCTGGCACCAAGAGCATATACTGTCAAAAAAGACAGGCCCCTTCCGTTATTTCAAAAATCCTCAATTTAGAGGAAAATGATGACGTACTATATATTGAAAGGGTACGTACTGCTGATGACGATCCTGTAATCTACATAGAGGACTATATTCCCTATATAGATGGCATGTATGAAAAATACCAAGAAAGTAAAGATGAGTCCCTTTTTAACTTTTTACAAAATTTTGGACAACGAGTTGCATTCTCTAATTCTACTATACGTGCTGTATTAAGTAGCAAACATATTCAAAACGAGTTATCCCTCGATGGACCAGAAACGCTACTGCTATTACAACAAGTCCATTATACTGCCAAAGGGGATCCTGTTTTATATTCAGACAGCTATTTTTTAAGTAAAAAATTTGAATTTAATGTGGTTAGAAAACGTTTAGACTAGCTACATATGTTTTAATCATTGTAAAATCCAATGGTTACAACTTTTGTTTTTTCAAGAGGTTTATACTGAGCCAAGTATATTTCCTTGGCTCAGTATAATAGATGAGCTATTCCATTTATTTGAATTTTACAGCAGTTCCATAGACTATACTTCTGCAGCCCCTTGCATAATTTCAGCAGAGGAATAACGAATATTTATTATGGCATCTGCACCCAATGCTTTTGCTTCTTCAACCATCCTCTTGGTAGCTAAATCCCTCGCCTCATTCATCATCTCGTTATAAGCCTTTAATTCTCCTCCAACTAAATGTTTTAGTCCTTGAGCTATATCCTTCCCAATATATTTAGTTTGAATGGTACTACCCTTGACTTAGGAAAGAGTTTCTAATTCCTTACCCGTTATGTAATCAGTATTTACTAAGATCATCATCTACACCCCTTATTTCCTTTATTTTTTTCTACTAATACATATATGCTGTTTCCCATCACATGGCTATCCCCCTCTCAAAACTAAAAACCTAGAACTAGACCCAAACAATCGTGCTCCCTGAATTGTATATTGATAAGAGTTGTCAATTGCTAATGTAATATTTTTATGTTAAAATCCTTTATAATCTGTTACAATTAAATATAGTGAAATTGAATCCAGCTTGGGTATATTTTTAATATAACATAGATTGTTTTATTTTTATAGCGGGGAGGGTTAGTAATGTTTAGAAATGATATTATAGATCAAAAAATACATGCTTTATTAGAAGCTCATAATGATTTTTTAGACGAAACTAAGGATGAAGATATGCTCCTTTATTTCGAATTAAGAGATTTTGCAGAAAAGCATGGAGGACTTCTATACTTTTTTGAAAATGAAACTTATTTAATTATAAATTTTATCGGAGAAGAAGAGTTCCTATTGATACCTGCTGAATATAGCTTATAACATTTAGAGCTGAAGGATTCCCTTCAGCTCTAAAATATTTAATTAAACTTTACTCGAGATGCCAACTCCTGTAATCTTTTTGATACTTGTTCGTTCTTCTGTATAGTATTGTTAATCTTAGTTATGGCTTCCACTATGTTCATATTCTTTTCTGCAATATTATTAGTTGCTAACGCTGAATCTTCTACCGTAGAGGATATTTCATCAATAGATGTAGTAATCTGATTTATGGTGGCAGATAATTCTTCTGATGTGGCTGATAAATCCGAAATGATGTTGTTTAGTGCAGAACCATCTTCCTTATACTGATTTACAGCTTCCACCATCATTTCATAGTCCTTTATTACATTGGTTTCCAAAAATCCGATTAAATTAGAAGTATTACTTACCAATCGGTTTACCGCTTCAGTTATCCCTTGAGTAACCGATTGA is a window of Tepidimicrobium xylanilyticum DNA encoding:
- a CDS encoding 2-phosphosulfolactate phosphatase, producing MEFYVSFIPQDLKHNFSSVCIFIDVLRASSSIVSLFDKGCKEVLLTDSEEKLVEIKNRNNSKVLICSENLLGERLDIADFSPSLIEINVLGDLTDTTVVMKTTNGTAGIHKLIEQGFEHIFIGSMMNSKQVATEAVSLAAELGFGINVVCAGRNNGKTYTIDDIYCAAKIVQYAKDATRNNNIEAKTTDSVIIAEKLLASYLDIATAFEASASGNTMRKINCHQDIALCARDNITKTVPKVAGINDEGLIVIKVFS
- a CDS encoding YbjQ family protein — its product is MQTKYIGKDIAQGLKHLVGGELKAYNEMMNEARDLATKRMVEEAKALGADAIINIRYSSAEIMQGAAEV
- a CDS encoding BMP family ABC transporter substrate-binding protein produces the protein MKTKFKCFLISMLILALFLTGCSGGSSPAESENSKEDEVKIAMVLGEGGLGDLGFNDEAFEGLETAAEDFGVSFDYVEPKSVNDFEPQLRMFAESGEYDLVIAVGATQVDAVKLVASEFTDQKFSIIDVVVEGYDNIHSSSARNPEQHFLSGVLSGLVTLDDRLPYINEENILAFAISIDAPIPREAAAGFMAGAKYVNPDVEIIYNFIGSYRDPEKAKEIALTAFDRGADIITHNAGASGLGVIEAAREREKYVIGTSRQSADVDYSLAVSVKKTEQMVYNEVKSIVEGTWEPGASVYGIADNVCDYDISGLKVEIPEDIIEIVEDIKQEIIDGKLELPYRIEDVDEWAAKNQYKK
- a CDS encoding GntR family transcriptional regulator; translation: MKLTRDSLYRQARSAILDIIKQNTEFMSKLPSEQELAEMLGVSRNTVREAIKSLENEGYLVSRHGVGTFIIYDGKNIKTNIAVLESITNIIVNHGYKPGTKSIYCQKRQAPSVISKILNLEENDDVLYIERVRTADDDPVIYIEDYIPYIDGMYEKYQESKDESLFNFLQNFGQRVAFSNSTIRAVLSSKHIQNELSLDGPETLLLLQQVHYTAKGDPVLYSDSYFLSKKFEFNVVRKRLD